Sequence from the Panicum virgatum strain AP13 chromosome 5N, P.virgatum_v5, whole genome shotgun sequence genome:
ACTACAcaatacaaaattaatagacTCTCAGCCTCGATCCATTCTCATGGTGATGCTACTAATAGAAAAACAACTGAAATAGAATTTCACCTGCTTCGTAAAGACACAACCATCATGTTGAACCTTCCCAAGAGCCCTGTTGAAGCAGACGGCTTCCTGAATCTCACATTAGCAGCCAAGAGCCCTACAAGCGCAATATCTACAGACACACCGACCAAAAGATAAGCAGTGTACAACTCAAATCTGCCCAGAAATCATTCCCTCTCTTCTGTACCTTTGCAAATGTGGCGTAGCAAGGGTCAATTATAATCTGCACCGAAACCGAAACTCAAATTAGCAACTGCAGAACCGTAACTGAAGCCTCTCATACACTGAACGATTGGGAAATAACTGAACAATTGCAGCCACCTCTGTTCTAACTTTGAAGAGGAACGACGGGTCGGCAAGCATCCGGTTGCGGAGCATCAAGAAGGCACAGCACCCAGCGGCCACAACGCAGACTGCGCAGATCAATATTGGAACGAATAAGAAAAAAGGCCACGATCACACCTTCCATCATATATATTCCCAACAATTCTACCTGCAGATCGAAGTAGCAGAACAGCAGGACTTCCCAGATGACACCGTCCTTGGCCGCCTCCACCATGTCGCCCGGGAGCGcaatgccgccgccgtcgaaacCGAGCAGCGGGCCTCTTAGTCGTCATCATCCTTGTCGTCCCCACCTCCGCCTCCATCCTTTCCTTAGCTCCCTCTGAGTCATCCCCGAGGTTCCCAGCGCCtgatccgtcgccgccgccgccgcgcgctccttGTGCGACTTCAGCTCCGGGAACGTGTTAGTGCAGGATTTCCCCTCCGCGCCGTGCCAAGCCTGGAACTGGCGGCCAAGATCACAACCGCCCCCAACGGCTCTGTAGTGGGCCGACGAGGGAGGCAAGCGGGGGCAGGGCCGGCGCGCTCACGAGGAAGGCGATGCGGCAGCTGCGCCTTGGGACGGGGTGGAGCAGTAGTCGAGAGACGGTCcgacggggcgcggcggcggcgggcggaggtggtcgCCGGGAGCCCTCTGCGGCAGAGAAATCGAGCGGGTGAATGCTCAAGCTCATACGAGCCGTGGAGGGGAAGGCGAAGGTGTAGCAGAAGTGAGGCTCATCGGAAGCAACGAAtttcgacggcggccggcgacggggaggaggctgtggcggcggcaatggtgatGGGAAAAATGAAAGGGGCTAGGTTTTGGGGAGGGCGGTTAGGGTCTTAAAGGAGGACGAGCGGGAGACGAGCAGCCACCGTGATGGAGGAGCGCCGAGCCCCAGCCGCGTGCAGGAGCAAGGGATGGGCGGCCCTGCGCGGCCGGCAGGCCAGTGGGACTCGCGGCCATTGAAGGCGTTGATGCCTTGATGGCAGTATCGGCCATGTCGTCGCTGTCACCGCCACAATCCCCACGAACCAACGGCTGCCGCCGCCTTCACCTTTGCCATCCAAGAGGAGGAGGTCGAGCAGGGGAGGCGTGTTTTTTCCCCTCAAGGCTCAACCACGAGGCATGCCGGCACCGCCGCTGCAGCTACCCCGCCAAGGAGGCCGCCGCCTTTGCTTTGCCATCACCCTCGCCTAGGAGGTCGAGTAAAGGAGACGTTGGATGCTTCACGAAGTGAGATTTTTTCGCCAGCCTCACGAGATGGCGGCAGAAGCGCCATGAACCATCGGATGCACATCACGCGGAGCACAGAATTTTCGCTATCGTGGACGAATGAGGTGCCGAGGAAGGGTGGGGCTTTAACATATAGAAATAGGGTGAtgtattgtaaaaaaaatagtatactTTTTAAGtatacaacgacatgcaaatttttgaatttccaatactagccgcgcaaatgcgcaggctatacgcctagttcaGAATAACCAACCAGCTTTAACTAACAATAGTAAGTCACCACAGAAATTTCATTCATAACCAAGCAGGCAACATCCATATCTCAACCGACAATACATGAATCTGGGTGTACACAGAATCCAAGACAGCAGTACAAGATGTGGAGATTCAGGAATAATTTAGCACTCTTTAGACATGCTAATCATGCTCTAAGTGACACCCAGGAGTACACGTACCACATACCAGTGCTGGATGCAAGCCGAGGAGAAGCATGTGAGTAATTACCAGTAAGCTCAAACAAAAGCATCGAAGAGAAGGACAATATGTCAAGTAAAATTACCATAGATGTCAAAACTTGAAGCTCGGCAAGAACGCTAAAGCTACTGCACTGCCTCACAGCATGGCACAGGGAAATAGTTTCTGATACATCCTCAAGATATCAGAATGCAAAGGACTCCGTAGGTCATCAGTAACCCAGTGTAAACCATCGAACCCTCAAATTGATCAGACATTGGTCACCACTAACCCAGTGTAAACCAGGCTATGCAAGATGTTCCAAATTAGAGTAGTATAGTTTGGCCCTTATGCCGTTTACTTGCATTTCCCTCCTCTCCTCGGATCTACCCCCTTTAACTGGTTTTAGTTCTCTCTTTTTGTACGTAACCTATGTAAAGTGTTGTTTTTTTTATCAATAAAAAGTTCAGGCGACCCAAGGGTTGCCATAGTTTCCTTCAAGATATTCGGATGGTTGTCATCAATTCACATGAATCGCAAGTTTTATTTTCTGAACATTGGTATTTCCGACCCATGTGGCAACAGGCTCCATTTACTGCTCTACAGCTACCAACTCTGAGGCACAGTACCAACACCCAAGTAGAGGCAACCTAGCTAAGAGAAGGGAACTTGCTGACGGTAATGGTGACCACGGATATGGGCATACGGTACGGCGTTGCTTGGGGAGCTCACCTGGGAACCTGGGAAGGCAAGACGGACGGAGGTAGTGGATCTCGCTGGAGGCGACGATGGGCCCCTGCTCCTGTAGCgcgcccggggggggggggacggacGAGGCGCAGAGAGCAGGAGGCACCTGCGGAGATAGGGGAGCTAGTGCTGGGACAGGCGAGACGCGGAGGCGGCTGCAATCGGAGATGATGGCGGCGAAGGGGAATTTGGAATCGGTGATCTTTGGGAACAGAGAATTCGAGGACACGGGTAACCTCCGGCGCGGCTGATAGATAACAAGTTTACGCCTCCCTTGGACCAAGACGGGGTTGCCATTGCATCACAGAAATTTTCAAGCGGTGCCAAAACAGGCCCTCCATACACAAATCCCGCCAAACATTTCACGAGCCCTCCATCTCCCAAATTTTGAAGCCAACGCCACTAGCCTGCAAATGGATTAAAGAGACCAAATTTTGTTTGTAATTTGGTTCTCCAATAATGGATTCAATTTCAGGTGCCGCCAAACATTTCAGCACTGAACCTTCCGTTCCGTCTCCCAAATTCACAGAACCAAGATCGTACGCCTCGGGCAGCCAAAATTCCGCGCCCAAAGCGCGATGACGCACCATACAAGCGAAATTTTCGAACCACTGAAATTGACCAGGAGATTGAGCACCAAGAGGAAATACTTTCAACAACTCTAATCGTAGGATTAAAAAAACTTACAGAAAACAAACAAGAAATGCTCAAGTGCCAAAACAACATATCAGAAGTTACAAAAACGTTACGCCATCTTAACAAGCTCGACTCCTGGAGTGTGCAATCGACCGAGGGATAGTGAGAGAGATACAATCAAGAGCTGATGATGAATTGAACAAGAGTTAAACAAGCACCACCAATTTTCCATCAGATAACCGTTCCACTTCATACAGAGAGCATAGTCAGGAACCACAGCACGTAACTACATCACCCGTACTAGCCACATCCAACAAACTGGCATCACTACCAGGAGCAACACGCCAACAAAGAGCAGAGGGGAAAGCCTAGCATCTAAGACGAGGTGAACTTGGTGACGGCCTTGGTGCCCTCGGAGACGGCGTGcttggcgagctcgccggggaggACGAGGCGCACCGAGGTCTGGATCTCGCGGGAGGTGATGGTGGGCTTCTTGTTGTAGCGCGCCAGCTtggcggcctcgccggcgagcttctcgaagatgtcgttgatgaaggagttcatgatggACATGGCCTTGGAGGAGATGCCGATGTCGGGGTGCACCTGCTTCAGCACCTTGAAGATGTAGATCTTGTAGGTCTCCACCgacttcttccccttcttcctccccttcttgcCCTCGCCGCCCTCCTTGCCGGCGGACTTGCCCGCGGGCAGCCGCTTCTCGGCCTTGGGCTTCTTCCCCGCCGGGGccttctccgccttctccgtCGCGGGCTCCTCCTCCGCGGGCTTCTTCGCCGCCGGCTTCTTCTCCGCCTTGGGGGCCATCGATGCGGCTGCTGCTCGGGGGGTTTCTGCGGCTGGGATTCGGTTCGGTGGGGGAGAAGAGGAGGCTGCGACGTCACAGGTTGTTGTGGGGAGAAGAGGAGACGGGGGCGATGACTTTATAGAAGGAGAGAGACGAGCGCTGATAGGTGGAAGGGCAGGTGCCGCGGATCGCTACCTCCGAGCGGTGCGGGCCGTTGATGCTTCCTGAGATGGACGGCCGGGATGCGCTTCCGATGCGGATCGCTGACGTGGCGGCGAAAACgagggcggggaggaggagaggaatcGTTCTCGGCGCGCGAACGGGACGTCGTTGGCAGGTGGTCCCACTGGGCATACGAACAGAGCGGGTTCCTTGCTGACGCATGGGGACTAGTGACGAGCGTGGAGCGGTGGAGGCTGAGCAATCAATTTGAACACGGGTCCCAGCTGTCGGTGAGGAGTGCTTGTAGCCCGCCCCCAATTTATATACTTCGCGCCCTCGTGTTCTCAAGAAAAGTCAAAACGCCTTGAGTAACTTTTGGgatatattttaaaatttatttttaccaTAGACCAAATAAATGGAAATTAATAtgattttagttcaaaattgttTGTGGTAGTACACTTCCTTGGCTATTACCATTTTTCACCCTAACAATAGCCAAAAAGACCATCCGACCGTATTCAAATTCGATGCGGTTTGGAATGACTTTTATCCGTCGGCATCAGATTTCGAATATTCAATATTCGTAACTAATTCTTCTCCGAATATTAAAAGTTTCAACTTTATTATGTTAATATTCATTTTAATCTTATCCGATAAAAACTTAACACTATCTGTATTGGACTCCGGATTCGAATAAATATATGATCCATATTGGATCCATTTACATCCTATTCTCTCCGATTAGAATATTCGATGCTTTGATGaaatatggtaaaaaaattCTCCAATACGCAGGAGAATACTCCTTTGACCTAGAGAAATAACATCTTCTTGAACACTTGATTGGTTCTATATCCTTATTTACGCAATTATTTCTTGGTATTTAATatttgctttaattagatgtaCTTTACTACTACAATCTAGACGAACAGTCTTTATGAGATAAAATTTAAAGGCTAAACGAACGATAACGGAGGGACTAGTTGTTTACAATTCACGCTAGGTGTTTTTCCTTATACGGATTACTTGCAAGGCATACGACCTAGCCTACACGTTCGTGCAGCGATCCAAAGATCAGCATCATCGTTGGTGCGTTGCGCAATCACTGAGGTGCCAGCAGTTTGGCCCTAAAAGAGACGTGAATTGCTCTCTTTCCATATGTGCGATCGTGTAACAAGGGTGTTGAAGGTCTTCCCTCCGGAAAGGAATCGCTGCTCAGCTAAGAGGGAAATAGGTGGATTAGGCAATTAAAAATTTAACATATGGCTTCAATAAAATTGCACAAAACATAAACTAGAAAGTAAAAGGATCTTGATCATACGATATCGTGTCTAGAAGAGGTGAATAGGCTTTTCTTCAAATTTCAGCACTTGACCCTGCTGACtctgcttggaccggtcagactggtccaccAGACCAGTCAAACCAGTCTGATCAGGAAGACAGACACCAGCAGGGAAAAATCGTCTTCTCGAACTTGAATCTATACAATCAGCATCATCGTTGATGTGTTGCGCAATCACTGAGGTGCCAGCAGTTTGGCCCTCAAAGAGACGTGAATTGCGCTCTTTCCATATGTGCGATCGTGTAAGCATGACAAGGGTGTTGAAGCTCTTCCTTCTTGAAAGAAATTTTTGCTCAGCCTAAGAGGAAAAGGGGTGGATTAGGCAACCAAAAATTTAACATATGGCTTCAACCCAAAACATAAACTAGAAAGTAAAAGGATCTTGATCACACGATGCCGTAgtctagagggggtgaataggtttttcttcaaatttcagCACTTGACTCTGCTGACtctgcttggaccggtcagaccggtccaccagaCTAGTCAAACCAGTCTGATCAGGAAGACAGACACCAGCAGGGAAAAATCCCCTTCTCGAACTTGAACCTATACAAAACTTGGTGTGTATATTCTGCAGAGTATTTCTAGTAATATAATTAGTTCCTTGCACACAAGTAGAGCACACCCAAGTAGATCGAGTGGAAGCACAATTTAAACTCAAATACTATAGTGCAAGGTCTCTAAATCAAATCGAAATAAAGATTATGCAAAGGAGACACGATTTGTTTTACCGAATTTTGGATTCATCCCGTGCACCCATATGTGACtcctactctccgttgaggaaatTTATTGCGACCGCAAGGTTaagctatctcctccttccactatatgaccatgcgctcTCGTGGCACACAATCACTGTTGCAACAAATTTACCACTGATCACCACAATCTTGGGAggtagccggcgacgcctaacCGTTTAGCAGCCaatgctccaagagtaacaaatgtttCAATCGAGTTGGCCGACGCAACCACAAGTGCTCAAAGCTAGGGTTGTTTCTCTCCTGCTTAAATGGCTCTCAAGAAATGGATTCATTCAACCAACTCAAGGATTCAACTATaatcaagcaactctcacaaaAGAGATGTTGGGGAGGATTCTCCAAAtgctcacaaggctctcaaAAGTATTCTGAATGTAATGGCATCAGCACCCATGAATGTgtgaagtcatggggtataaataccccctctcacaaaactagccgttgccccTGTCagtaccagaccggtcagaccggtcccccaaacaggtcagaccggtcggtttgaATAAACTAGCCATTAGAGTTTCCCcggcctagaccggtcagactggccccttggaccgatcagaccggccccttggaccgatcagaccggccCCTCACTGATTTCTGCACTGcgaggccagtctcagtgagaGTTTCATGGGCACAGTTACTAAGATTGAAAACTAGATAACTATGTCAGATGAGCttacatcccatgaaactctagTCTTCTCTCTTCTAGAcacatcagcaaaattgatgatatttaatgctaTGAAACCCTCCATAaaactcccattgagactggccttagcTTTCTCTCCGGCTAATCTCGTTTGAGACTTGATGGGGGTAAAAGTAACGGGTACCCCCGAACCACTGTTAAGCGATAAATACCCAATAAGACTATGACCAGCGTGGTTTAAGGTGAGTGTGGCCGGTCCACCGAAGGCCGACCCCGCTTGTCCGATCCCTGAGGGACCATCCCCCTTGGGTAGACCCCCGCGGGGAGAtttccgcctcgcccgaccctcaCGGGGAAACTTTCGCCTCGCCAGACCCCCAACGGGAAAATATCATTCCGACCCgcgcagaggagggaggagcgggcCCACACGATGGCTTGACTATACCGCAAGCACGAAGACCATCATTAGTCAAGAGAAGGCCCGCGTGGGCTGACATGACTACTCGCCCACGCCGTAGCACGAGCCCGAGCAGTCGCGACAGTACTCCGATGCGACAATGCCTCACCGATGAGACGCTACACGCCTTCTCTCCCCGAAGTCTGCTCTAAGGACGGGAAGACCGCCCTTGGGGACAGAGGAGAGGACGCCCCTCCCTGCCAATGTCAGCACCACTGGCGAAGCgatcaccaacatgtgtccctGCGACGGGAGAACAACTGCAGCACGCCACGACTTCTCCCACCCGTCATGATCACCAGGGGCAGAAGTTAGGGGAAGAAGATTGCCACCGAAGGCATAAACGACTAGGGGCCGTACCCAGGCTGTCCGGCCGAGAAGGGAGAGGGTCAAAATGCATCCGACTCCCACAATCCTTTTCTTTTTACTTTTCCATCCCTTTTTATCTGACCCCCCGGTTCTCCCTGAGCTATAAAGGGACAAGGGGTACCCCATGCACAGGGACTGGACCAATCGACCGCTCaattcacacacacacacacacacatacatacgCACTCTCATCCCACCAGAGACTTGGAAGACCCGTTCCCTCTCTCGCCCGTTTGTAACCTCTACTGCAAATTTTGAATGCAAGAGCACGAGTGCTCGAACTAGACGTAGGGACATTCCgcccgaaccagtataaacCCTCGTGTCAGATCCTTGCATTACCATCCGAAGTAAGTGACGCGCATACAAATTTACTAGCCGGTGATACGGAACACCGACAGGACTGatatgagcacttttggtattTGTCTAAACCCACCGATGTTGCAtctctcttgatagtacggcatacatatactcaagtgcacaaataaaatatacaatcatcacttgagcttcatATTATGATCATGCCGATTTTTCTTCGATCAATACcgtgagggcatcaacatcttcaattctttgagcatacccgctttgagctagtAACTTTGAATCTTCAATTGCATAGGAATGAAATCCATCATTGATTCACAAGTCATCTTCTTAAATCAAATAATAACACTcctcaacatagagctctccatgactctaggatctccggtaTTTGACCCATATCTTTTTCCTTGCTCCTcccaagccgtcgcttgcgtagtctcttgaaacacgcctctcggtctTCTACTTTTATCCTAGCTGTCCACTTTGAACTCACATTGATTTATATCATGCATGAAATATTCTTTATCAatttgaattctcaattcaatcttatatgcaagctttccaatttgagacttTATATTTGCataaactcatgtctcatttaCTTTTGCCTTGGTTGCTTCTTTTGTTAACAATATTTATCACAGATGACAAGTTCTCCACATTTGAGACTATGCACAAGCATATCATATCTCATTCACAAAAAACTTTACTTGCAATTTGAATCCTATTATAAATCGAACAAGCCTTAGCAAATATTAGAGTCTTCATATCAACAATGAATACTTTGCTCTATCTTTTCCTTTCTTATTTTGCTTGTCATTTTGAATCCCATTATAAATGAACAAGCCTTAGCAAATATTAGAGCATTCATATCAACCATAAATACTTTgctctatcttttcttttcttattttgCTTGTCACGTATATATAATGCCAATGGGATAAACACACTTACTTGCAATACATAAGCTATCTTATTTAATATTAATTTCTAAATTGAATTcctgctcataatctcatgcaaacaagttagtcctttaatcgtgttgtcaatcaatactacaaaacccactaggggcctagatgctttcaaaaAATGTTATCttgatgtgcaactacggttcatctAGTGTGAAATCCTCATTCCAAAATAAGTTTTACAACCTATAGCTAATACTAGCTTGATGCTACTCTACGAGAGAAAgtaaggcacacaaattgcaagTAAAAGTTGCGGAAACGTAaaaaagggatgagaggaagcgaactctttACGCGAGGATATATCCCATAGTGTTGGTAGGCACTAagcacccctagtccacgttgttgaagcactcactaagagtatcgcttctcggccATCAAGTCTATTCCGTGGAATCCTTAACTTGTCATAAAGAATAGGCCACCAAGGCTCGTGCTAAGTTCCCGGTCACACTGATCTCGCTTTCCACGAAGGACGGGATTTCCATGTCCTCCGCACAAAACCGTCGTCACTGCTCCACACAAAGCCAAAGGGTTGAAAACTTGCCGGTGAGCACTAAAACTCCAAAGAgtcggcgcaccaagatacagcTTAGGGTTCACTCAAGAATCATGCACAAGACTCGGCACCTTGCTCTCTCAATGTAATTCAAATTCTTcttctcttaatgaaatacgtgctgtcgcgaaaaaaataaagatattTATGTCACCTGAACTTTGTTCcatcatacctaacagttcaaCTACAAGTTTGATGACCGGCAACAATGTTGATTGCAAATATGCAATTAGATAGTTTTAGCTGCATGATTATTTGTAGATGTTGTTGGATTTCAAATTGCATTGACAAAACACTTTTCAGGGTAAATATGAAACTAGACCAATGGCGAAAATTCGAATGTCCTTTACTTGTTCGATTTCAAATCACATTGACAGGCCAAATTCATATAAGTGGTTCACTCATTCGAAAATTCAAACTTCCTGGTCGCCCTTTTGTGATTTCGCGAACAAGCACTAGTAATCACGCTAGCGGAACGGCCACTCGGGAATCGGGATCCACTCCATTTCTCCAGCGACGACCCATTTGCCGCTCCCACCCCGACACACCCGCCGGCCGGCGCGACCTCCGGCGATCCCCCTCGCCGCCCCAGATGCCGCCTCCGCCACGGCGACACCCCGCCGGCCACACTAACGCCGGGCCCACCACCTCTGAATCAGGTATGGTCAAGCTCCTAGCTGACATCCTCCACCATACCGCGCCATCCACCTGGCCgtccgccctcgccgcgccgctgctccgcaGCCGCCTCGCCCCGGCGCATGTctcttccctcctcctcctcccggcctCCCTCAGCCGGCCCGATCTCTCCCGCCgcttcctcctgctgctgccgcccgaGCTCGTCTCCCcggtctccctctccctcctcgccctctccttcctctcctcctcgccctccccCTCATCGTCTGCATCATCCCCGcacgccgcctccctcctcctctccctcgcgACATCCACTCCGTCCGCGTCGTCCTCATTTTCGTCACTCTCACATGCTAATTCACTCGCCACCTTCCGAcctggcgccgccaccgccgccacaacGCTTCTCGCCTCCTCATACCTCCGActccgccgcgcccgcgacGCCGCTGCCATCCTACGCCTATCCCTGTCGTCCGGCATTGCTATGAAGCAGTATACCACTTCTCAGATATTGTTCTCTCTCATCAAGATCCGGCAGTTTGCTCTTGCCCGTGAGTTGTTCGATGAAATGCTTGGGACAGGTGTTCGCGTGGACGAGTACATTTACACGGCTGGGATTCGAGCTTATTGCGAGACAAATAATTTGGATGGCGCAAGGGGTCTATTGGCAAGGATGGAAAGCAAGGGCATCAATGGCAGTGCTGTGCCATACAATGTGCTGATGTATGGTTTCTGCAAAAACAATCGTGTTCATGAGGCAGTGGAGGTGAAGAATGACATGATGGAGAGAGGAGTTACGACCGATGAAGTTACACACCGGACTCTAGTGTATGGGTTTTGTCGGACTGATGAACTTGAAATGGCAGTGAAAAGGACTGATGACATGCTTAGGCTGGGGTTTGTGCCATCAGAGGCCAGTTGCTCAATTATGCTTGATGGGCTACGGAAGAGAGGGCGTGTCGAGGAGGCCTTCAGGTTAGCTTGTCACTTGGGTGAGTTGGGCATGGTACCAAACCTGTTTGCTAGTAATGCATTGATGAATAAACTGTGCAAGGATGGAAGATTTAGTGAGGCAGAAAGGCTATTCAAAGGGATGGAAAACAGGGGTCTTCAGCCAAATGAGGTGACCTATGCTATATTGATACATTCCCTGTGCAAGAGGGGAATGATGGATGATGCACTTGACATGCTTGATAGGATGAGGGAGAAGGTAATCAGAGTGACAGCTTACCCATACAACTCTTTAATTAATGGTTACTGCCAATGTGCTGATTTTGACAAGGCATGGCGGTTTCTGAGAGAGATGGTTGAGAAGGGATTAACACCGAATGCAGCATCATATTCCCCCCTTATAGCTGGTTTATGCCGGAAAGGGGATTCAGCCAGTGCAGTGGAGCTTCACAAGGAGATGGACAGGAATGGTGTTTCAGGGAATATTTATACACTTACAGCACTTATCAATTGTTTCTGCAAGGACGGAAATATGGATGAAGCTGCTAGATTGTTTGATAAGATGATTGACTGCTCCATAGTACCAAATGAAGTGACTTTTAATGTCATGATAGAAGGGTATTGCCGTGCAGGCAATGTAAGGAAGGCATTTGAGTTATATGATCAAATGGTGGATAGGGGCCTAACACCTGATAATTACACTTACAGGTCAATGATTAGTGTACTTTGTTTGACGCTAGGTGCCTCGAAAGCAAAGGAATTCGTTGATGATCTAGAAAACAACTGTGCCATGCTAAATAGTTTTAGCCTAACAGCACTTTTGCATGGATTGTGCAAAGAAGGAAGATTAACTGAAACATACCATGTTTGGAACATGATGGGAGCGCAAGGGGTCAAGCTTGATCTTACCAGTTTCACTGTAATTATATATGCAGCTCTGAAACAGCATGACAATGAAAAAGTAAGCATGTTGATTAGGGAAATGGAAGGAAAAGGTCTGAAGCCCGACATTGTGTTCCATACATGCATGATTGATGCGCATTCAAAGGAAGGAAATATTGCTCAAGCTTTAAACTACTGGGATAAGATGATAGCTGATGGGTGTCCTCCAAATGTTGTCATGTATACGGTTTTAATAAATAATCTCTGCAGGTCTGGGCTTTTGAGCAGCGCAGAGATCCTTTGTAAAGAAATGTTAGCTGGACGCTTTCTTCCTAATAGTTTTACTTATAATTGCTTTCTTGATTATCTGGCAACCGAAGGAGAGCTGGAAAAGGCTAAAGTTCTACATGCAGCCATGCTTGAAGGCTGTTTGGCTAACACAGTGACATTTAACACATTGATCAAAGGGTTCTGTAAGGTTGGGAAGATCCAAGAGGCAATTGACCTTATGCAGAAG
This genomic interval carries:
- the LOC120676418 gene encoding histone H2B.3-like; translation: MAPKAEKKPAAKKPAEEEPATEKAEKAPAGKKPKAEKRLPAGKSAGKEGGEGKKGRKKGKKSVETYKIYIFKVLKQVHPDIGISSKAMSIMNSFINDIFEKLAGEAAKLARYNKKPTITSREIQTSVRLVLPGELAKHAVSEGTKAVTKFTSS
- the LOC120676730 gene encoding putative pentatricopeptide repeat-containing protein At5g59900 → MPPPPRRHPAGHTNAGPTTSESGMVKLLADILHHTAPSTWPSALAAPLLRSRLAPAHVSSLLLLPASLSRPDLSRRFLLLLPPELVSPVSLSLLALSFLSSSPSPSSSASSPHAASLLLSLATSTPSASSSFSSLSHANSLATFRPGAATAATTLLASSYLRLRRARDAAAILRLSLSSGIAMKQYTTSQILFSLIKIRQFALARELFDEMLGTGVRVDEYIYTAGIRAYCETNNLDGARGLLARMESKGINGSAVPYNVLMYGFCKNNRVHEAVEVKNDMMERGVTTDEVTHRTLVYGFCRTDELEMAVKRTDDMLRLGFVPSEASCSIMLDGLRKRGRVEEAFRLACHLGELGMVPNLFASNALMNKLCKDGRFSEAERLFKGMENRGLQPNEVTYAILIHSLCKRGMMDDALDMLDRMREKVIRVTAYPYNSLINGYCQCADFDKAWRFLREMVEKGLTPNAASYSPLIAGLCRKGDSASAVELHKEMDRNGVSGNIYTLTALINCFCKDGNMDEAARLFDKMIDCSIVPNEVTFNVMIEGYCRAGNVRKAFELYDQMVDRGLTPDNYTYRSMISVLCLTLGASKAKEFVDDLENNCAMLNSFSLTALLHGLCKEGRLTETYHVWNMMGAQGVKLDLTSFTVIIYAALKQHDNEKVSMLIREMEGKGLKPDIVFHTCMIDAHSKEGNIAQALNYWDKMIADGCPPNVVMYTVLINNLCRSGLLSSAEILCKEMLAGRFLPNSFTYNCFLDYLATEGELEKAKVLHAAMLEGCLANTVTFNTLIKGFCKVGKIQEAIDLMQKIIESGFFPDCISYSTIINELCKMGDTNKAYGLWNEMLYKGLKPDIVAYNILIRWCSIHGEFDKGLGVYIDMFKNGVQPNWDTYRALFTGASLTIRKGKTLLLTT